A section of the Pedobacter sp. HDW13 genome encodes:
- a CDS encoding DUF1634 domain-containing protein — protein sequence MNTANKENIKDKDIQLILGTLLRAGVIISMGIVLIGGVIFLSHNKGVITDYKVFKPELAKFSSIAAIFKGVLTFQGDAVVQFGILMLIFTPIARIVFAIFSFLIERDYLYVLIGFIILAIITISLNGGLAH from the coding sequence ATGAACACAGCCAATAAGGAAAACATAAAAGATAAAGATATTCAGCTAATACTGGGTACACTTTTGCGTGCAGGCGTAATTATTTCGATGGGTATTGTGCTAATAGGCGGGGTAATTTTCCTGAGCCATAACAAAGGTGTAATTACCGACTATAAAGTTTTTAAACCCGAGCTGGCTAAATTTTCGTCGATAGCAGCCATATTCAAAGGTGTACTTACTTTTCAGGGCGATGCAGTAGTGCAATTTGGCATATTGATGCTGATATTCACGCCGATAGCCCGGATTGTGTTCGCCATTTTTAGCTTTTTAATAGAGCGCGATTACCTATATGTGCTTATCGGATTTATCATTTTAGCGATTATAACTATCAGTTTAAATGGTGGTTTAGCTCATTAA